The following are encoded together in the Roseobacter denitrificans OCh 114 genome:
- a CDS encoding Zn-dependent alcohol dehydrogenase has protein sequence MQKVRAAVCHEFAAPLVVEDILLRPPERSEVEVTLDAVAICHSDISFAQGAWGGSLPAVYGHEAAGRVTTLGAGVTGLNTGDSVVVTLIRACGTCGSCAGGKPTLCDTPYDGDAGPITTADGGRLHQAMATGGFAEKVVVAQNQVVRIDPAVPKDAASLIACGVITGVGAVVNAANLRAGQDVVVIGAGGVGLNAIQGARIAGARRIVAIDMSEEKLETAKDFGATHGVLGTTDKPWRAAFEALGGRGADAVIVTVGAIPAYDQAPRYLAAGGKIVMVGMPHSGAKSSYEPVVLAALGQGMVGSKMGDVVIQRDIPWMVDLYLQGRLKLDELISGRWSLDQINEAIADTKTGAARRNVIVFDT, from the coding sequence ATGCAAAAAGTAAGAGCCGCCGTGTGCCATGAGTTCGCAGCGCCGCTGGTGGTCGAGGACATCTTGCTGCGCCCCCCGGAACGTAGCGAGGTCGAGGTCACCCTTGACGCCGTCGCGATTTGTCACTCCGACATTTCATTCGCGCAAGGCGCTTGGGGGGGATCGCTGCCGGCCGTCTATGGACATGAAGCCGCCGGGCGCGTCACAACCCTCGGCGCGGGTGTTACCGGTCTGAACACGGGCGACAGCGTCGTTGTCACCCTGATCCGCGCCTGTGGCACCTGCGGTAGCTGCGCGGGCGGCAAACCGACGCTCTGCGACACGCCCTATGACGGGGACGCCGGGCCAATCACAACCGCCGACGGGGGCAGGCTGCATCAGGCGATGGCCACCGGTGGTTTCGCGGAAAAGGTCGTGGTTGCGCAAAATCAGGTGGTCCGCATTGACCCTGCTGTGCCCAAGGACGCGGCCAGCCTGATCGCTTGTGGCGTCATCACAGGTGTGGGGGCCGTGGTGAACGCGGCGAACCTGCGCGCCGGGCAGGACGTCGTTGTAATCGGTGCCGGAGGTGTCGGATTGAACGCGATACAAGGGGCGCGGATCGCAGGCGCGCGCCGCATCGTAGCCATCGACATGAGCGAGGAAAAGCTGGAAACAGCCAAGGATTTCGGCGCGACACACGGCGTTCTGGGCACAACGGACAAACCGTGGCGCGCGGCATTTGAGGCCTTGGGCGGGCGCGGTGCGGACGCGGTCATCGTTACCGTCGGTGCAATCCCCGCCTATGATCAGGCACCGCGCTACCTTGCCGCTGGCGGCAAGATCGTGATGGTCGGGATGCCCCATTCCGGTGCCAAATCCAGCTATGAACCGGTCGTTCTGGCCGCATTGGGACAGGGCATGGTCGGCTCGAAGATGGGCGATGTGGTGATCCAGCGGGACATCCCCTGGATGGTCGACCTCTACCTGCAGGGACGCCTGAAACTGGATGAGCTGATCTCCGGGCGCTGGTCCTTGGATCAGATCAACGAGGCGATTGCAGATACCAAGACAGGTGCCGCGCGACGCAATGTGATCGTGTTCGACACCTAG
- a CDS encoding mandelate racemase/muconate lactonizing enzyme family protein, whose amino-acid sequence MKLKDLDVIITAPPAPGWGGRYWILVKLTTDNGITGWGECYASSVGPVAMRAVIDDVFARHMAGENPEDIELMFRRAYSSGFTQRPDLTVIGAFSGLEIACWDILGKARERPVYALLGGRMNDRIRAYTYLYPLAHHDPSAFWSSPEMAAETAVAMVDKGYTALKFDPAGPYTMRGGHMPAMRDIALSVAFCKAIRDAVGDRADLLFGTHGQFSTAGAIRLGQALEPYSPLWFEEPIPPDAVEEMAKVARAVRIPVATGERLTTKAEFAPVLRAGAATILQPALGRAGGIWEMKKVAAMAEVYNAQMAPHLYAGPVEWAANIHLAASIPNVLMAECIETPFHDALIKGWIRVEDGFVTPPQTPGLGIDVDEELARAHPYTQDGLHLEMQEAACDYVNGNSFQGGAPAPDGKTD is encoded by the coding sequence ATGAAGCTGAAAGACCTCGACGTGATCATCACGGCCCCACCGGCGCCCGGCTGGGGCGGGCGGTATTGGATTTTGGTAAAGCTGACCACGGATAACGGCATCACCGGCTGGGGCGAATGCTACGCCTCAAGCGTCGGACCCGTCGCGATGCGCGCCGTGATCGACGATGTCTTTGCCCGCCACATGGCAGGCGAGAACCCCGAAGACATAGAACTGATGTTCCGCCGCGCCTATTCCTCCGGTTTCACGCAGCGCCCCGATCTGACGGTCATCGGCGCGTTTTCCGGTTTGGAAATCGCCTGTTGGGACATTCTGGGCAAGGCGCGTGAACGCCCTGTTTATGCCCTTCTGGGCGGTCGCATGAACGATCGTATCCGCGCCTACACCTATCTTTATCCGCTGGCGCATCACGATCCGTCCGCTTTCTGGAGCTCTCCGGAAATGGCCGCTGAAACCGCCGTTGCGATGGTTGACAAAGGCTATACCGCACTCAAATTCGACCCTGCGGGCCCCTATACGATGCGCGGCGGGCACATGCCTGCGATGCGCGATATCGCGCTGTCCGTGGCCTTTTGCAAAGCCATCCGCGACGCTGTGGGCGACCGGGCAGACCTGCTGTTCGGCACCCATGGTCAGTTCAGCACCGCCGGGGCGATCCGTCTGGGTCAGGCGCTGGAACCCTATAGCCCGCTGTGGTTCGAAGAGCCGATACCGCCTGACGCTGTTGAGGAGATGGCGAAAGTCGCGCGCGCCGTGCGTATCCCCGTGGCGACCGGCGAAAGGCTGACGACCAAGGCCGAGTTCGCCCCCGTGCTGCGCGCGGGTGCGGCGACAATCCTGCAACCCGCATTGGGGCGCGCAGGCGGCATCTGGGAGATGAAAAAGGTCGCTGCCATGGCGGAAGTCTATAATGCGCAAATGGCCCCGCATCTTTATGCAGGGCCGGTTGAATGGGCCGCCAACATCCATCTGGCGGCGTCCATTCCAAACGTGCTGATGGCGGAGTGTATCGAAACGCCATTTCACGACGCGCTGATCAAGGGTTGGATCCGCGTGGAAGACGGCTTTGTCACGCCGCCGCAGACGCCCGGTCTGGGCATCGACGTTGACGAAGAACTGGCCCGCGCGCATCCATACACACAGGACGGGTTGCATCTGGAAATGCAAGAAGCGGCCTGTGACTACGTGAATGGCAATAGTTTTCAGGGGGGCGCGCCCGCGCCGGATGGCAAAACGGATTGA
- a CDS encoding RraA family protein, with amino-acid sequence MDAALHKLLTEVDTPTVCNAIEVAQGKRGFNAFTRQTMIASHPDARAMVGFARTARIQAVEPPTEAPEVIKARRMAYYRHMATGPRPAVAVVQDLDVPNAIGAYWGEINTNIHKSFGLAGTLTDGVMRDLGDMPDGYPVVAGSIGPSHGFVHVVDIAAPVEIFGLTVTDGDLVHADRHGALVIPPDVIPDLAGAIATLMRSERIIFDAVKGKRLSFEDFEDVWAAFEAART; translated from the coding sequence ATGGATGCGGCACTGCACAAGCTGTTGACAGAGGTCGACACACCCACGGTCTGCAACGCTATCGAAGTGGCGCAGGGCAAGCGTGGGTTCAACGCGTTTACCCGGCAAACCATGATCGCCTCGCATCCGGATGCGCGGGCAATGGTCGGTTTTGCGCGCACGGCCCGCATCCAAGCGGTGGAACCGCCGACCGAAGCGCCCGAGGTGATCAAGGCGCGGCGCATGGCTTATTATCGGCATATGGCGACGGGGCCGCGGCCTGCAGTGGCTGTTGTGCAGGATCTGGATGTGCCAAATGCCATCGGAGCCTATTGGGGTGAGATCAACACGAATATCCACAAAAGCTTTGGCCTTGCGGGCACGCTGACCGACGGTGTGATGCGGGACCTTGGCGATATGCCGGACGGATATCCGGTGGTGGCAGGCTCCATCGGGCCAAGCCATGGGTTCGTGCATGTGGTCGATATCGCAGCGCCGGTGGAAATCTTTGGCCTGACAGTGACGGACGGCGATCTGGTGCATGCGGATCGTCATGGCGCGCTTGTCATCCCGCCGGATGTGATCCCTGATCTGGCAGGGGCGATTGCCACACTCATGCGCTCCGAGCGGATCATATTCGACGCGGTAAAAGGCAAGCGGTTGAGCTTTGAGGATTTCGAAGATGTCTGGGCCGCGTTCGAGGCGGCGCGCACCTGA
- a CDS encoding cobalamin-independent methionine synthase II family protein — translation MTKTTHVGSLPRSQDVVDFIFARERGETYDASAFDAAMTRAVADTVAKQVQAGVDIVSDGETSKISYATYVKDRYTGFSGDSPRNAPADLKQFPTFLKRLADDGGTPKYARPMCTGEVKSKGQGELQKDIANLKSAMAQQGVTHGFMNAASPGVISLFLQNAHYATRDAYLAALADAMRDEYETIVASGLDLQLDCPDLALSRHMLFNDLSDAEFVKIAASHVEALNHALANVPQDRVRIHICWGNYEGPHICDIGMDKVFDTLMSAKAKYLLFETSNPRHAHEWTVFRDRKSDIPDDKVLVPGVVDTTTNFVEHPEVVAQRIERFTPIVGADRVIAGSDCGFGTFAGFGAVDPDIAFAKLAALSEGAAIAAAR, via the coding sequence GTGACCAAGACAACTCATGTGGGCAGCCTGCCGCGCAGTCAGGACGTGGTGGATTTCATCTTTGCCCGTGAGCGCGGCGAAACCTATGACGCCAGCGCTTTTGATGCTGCGATGACGCGGGCCGTGGCGGACACGGTGGCAAAACAGGTGCAAGCCGGGGTGGACATCGTCAGTGATGGTGAGACGTCAAAAATATCCTATGCGACTTATGTCAAGGACCGCTACACCGGGTTTTCCGGGGACAGTCCGCGTAACGCGCCGGCTGATCTCAAACAGTTTCCGACCTTTCTGAAGCGGCTCGCAGATGATGGCGGCACGCCGAAATACGCCCGACCCATGTGCACCGGTGAGGTGAAATCCAAAGGGCAGGGCGAGTTGCAGAAGGACATCGCAAACCTGAAATCTGCCATGGCGCAGCAGGGGGTAACGCACGGCTTCATGAATGCGGCCTCGCCCGGTGTGATTTCGCTGTTCTTGCAGAATGCGCATTATGCGACACGTGACGCCTATCTCGCGGCACTTGCCGATGCGATGCGCGACGAATACGAAACGATTGTCGCATCCGGTCTTGATCTGCAGCTGGATTGCCCGGACCTCGCGCTGTCGCGCCATATGCTGTTCAACGATCTGTCAGACGCGGAATTCGTCAAGATTGCCGCAAGCCACGTCGAGGCGCTGAACCATGCGCTGGCGAATGTGCCGCAGGACAGGGTGCGCATCCACATCTGTTGGGGCAATTACGAGGGCCCGCATATTTGCGATATCGGCATGGACAAGGTGTTTGATACCTTGATGTCCGCCAAGGCGAAATACCTGCTGTTTGAGACGTCAAACCCGCGTCATGCGCATGAATGGACGGTGTTTCGCGACCGCAAGTCCGACATACCGGACGACAAGGTGCTGGTGCCCGGGGTTGTCGATACCACAACCAATTTTGTCGAACATCCGGAGGTGGTCGCGCAGCGGATTGAGCGGTTTACGCCCATTGTGGGCGCGGATCGGGTGATTGCGGGGTCTGATTGCGGTTTTGGCACCTTCGCGGGGTTTGGGGCGGTGGACCCGGACATCGCTTTTGCGAAGCTGGCAGCCCTGTCAGAGGGGGCCGCGATTGCGGCAGCGCGCTGA
- a CDS encoding cupin domain-containing protein gives MTPAEMERRIVRYGDLKPCKTAFIDAHTPGSDQKENFTIIGGGVSESPDQHVHISIPHGFNIGAAGQPPKCRNSLHSHRTAEVFFVLSGRWRFFWGRWGDAGEVTLEPGDIFNIPTGIFRGFENIGNDYGMIMAILGGDDAGGGVIWAPQVIEDAADHGLVLSQEGKLYDTKRGQSLPDGIDPMPVLTAQELAAFPEPESADVVPNYVARYWDMVALADRRPAKVIGETGMLRDKPGFEVDFVTRASASDAMHQHDKPSVLMPVRGHWRVDWDGGSATLAPGDTMSVPENLMHRAQPSMTGDASLFHVIATEDQAGPTWVAQAG, from the coding sequence ATGACCCCTGCTGAAATGGAACGCCGTATTGTCCGCTATGGTGATCTGAAACCCTGCAAGACGGCCTTTATCGACGCCCATACGCCCGGCTCTGACCAGAAAGAGAACTTCACCATCATCGGGGGGGGCGTGTCAGAATCCCCGGATCAGCATGTGCATATCTCCATCCCGCATGGGTTCAACATCGGCGCCGCAGGACAGCCGCCCAAATGCCGCAACAGTCTGCACAGCCACCGCACGGCCGAAGTGTTTTTCGTGCTGTCAGGGCGTTGGCGGTTTTTCTGGGGACGCTGGGGCGATGCGGGCGAGGTGACGCTGGAACCGGGCGATATCTTCAACATCCCCACCGGTATCTTTCGCGGGTTCGAGAACATCGGCAATGACTACGGGATGATCATGGCGATCCTCGGCGGGGATGATGCAGGCGGGGGGGTCATCTGGGCCCCGCAGGTGATCGAGGATGCAGCCGATCACGGGTTGGTCCTGTCGCAAGAGGGTAAGCTTTACGACACCAAAAGGGGCCAGTCACTGCCCGATGGCATAGACCCGATGCCGGTGCTGACGGCGCAGGAACTTGCCGCCTTTCCCGAACCGGAAAGCGCAGACGTGGTGCCAAACTATGTTGCACGGTATTGGGATATGGTGGCCCTCGCGGATCGCAGGCCAGCAAAAGTCATTGGTGAGACAGGCATGTTGCGGGACAAGCCGGGCTTTGAGGTTGATTTCGTCACCCGCGCCTCGGCGAGCGATGCGATGCATCAACATGACAAACCATCGGTCTTGATGCCGGTACGGGGGCATTGGCGCGTGGATTGGGACGGCGGCAGCGCGACGCTCGCGCCGGGCGACACGATGTCCGTGCCCGAAAACCTGATGCACCGCGCACAACCCTCCATGACGGGGGATGCCAGCCTCTTTCACGTGATCGCGACGGAGGATCAGGCGGGGCCAACGTGGGTGGCACAGGCCGGATAA
- a CDS encoding ester cyclase, with translation MKGFDPKFKDFPDYIIGITKEIWEDRGIATLHRYYSDDIVVRSPASVVIGNQNVIGATMATLAEFPDRTLLGEDVIWSGTPEEGMLSSHRLLSTATHVHDGVYGKATGKKLTYRILADCHAINNQINDEWLIRDQGAIVRQLGWDPKAYAADLIEREGGPQACVQPLSPATDQPGPYQGRGNDNAWGAKYGDILTRIMGADMAVIPQVYDRAVQVEYPGGYTGHSHGDVDQFWMGLRASFPDAVFQIDHQIGREDPQMPPRAALRWSLTGKHSGWGAFGAPTGADVYLLGICHAEFGPWGLRREYVIYDETSIWKQILLHTG, from the coding sequence ATGAAAGGCTTCGATCCGAAGTTCAAGGACTTTCCCGATTACATCATCGGGATCACCAAGGAAATCTGGGAAGATCGTGGGATCGCGACGCTGCACCGGTATTATTCAGATGATATCGTCGTGCGCTCGCCCGCCTCAGTTGTGATTGGCAATCAAAACGTCATCGGTGCGACCATGGCGACGCTGGCCGAATTCCCGGACCGCACGCTGCTGGGCGAGGATGTGATCTGGTCCGGTACGCCGGAGGAGGGCATGTTGTCCTCCCACCGCCTGCTCAGCACGGCGACACATGTGCATGACGGTGTCTATGGCAAAGCGACAGGCAAAAAACTCACCTACCGGATTCTGGCGGATTGTCATGCGATCAACAACCAGATCAATGATGAATGGCTGATCCGGGATCAGGGCGCGATCGTGCGCCAGTTGGGCTGGGACCCCAAAGCCTATGCCGCTGATCTGATCGAAAGGGAAGGTGGGCCGCAGGCCTGCGTGCAGCCCCTGTCACCCGCGACGGACCAGCCCGGCCCCTATCAGGGGCGCGGCAATGACAACGCATGGGGCGCAAAATACGGCGATATCCTGACCCGCATCATGGGGGCGGATATGGCCGTGATCCCGCAGGTCTATGATCGTGCGGTGCAGGTGGAATACCCCGGCGGATATACCGGCCACAGCCACGGTGATGTGGATCAGTTCTGGATGGGGTTGCGTGCGTCTTTCCCTGATGCGGTGTTTCAGATCGACCATCAGATCGGGCGCGAAGACCCGCAGATGCCGCCGCGCGCTGCCCTGCGCTGGTCCCTGACGGGCAAGCATTCGGGCTGGGGCGCCTTTGGCGCGCCGACTGGTGCGGATGTCTATCTGCTTGGGATCTGCCACGCCGAATTCGGCCCTTGGGGTCTGCGCCGGGAATACGTGATCTACGACGAGACTAGCATCTGGAAACAGATATTGCTGCATACCGGATAG
- a CDS encoding LacI family DNA-binding transcriptional regulator has translation MGKVTALDVAEKAGVSRSAVSRVYTPGASVSAATRDKVRKAASDLGYRPNVLARAMNTGRSRIIGLVVAYLENQFYPEAIERLSKSLQGEGYHVLVFMASNDSAATQAVIDELLDYQVDGIIAASVGLSNDLTQRCEGLGIPIVLFNRHQYDARLTSITSDNMAGGRKLAAFLVAGGHTRIGYIAGWEGASTQIDREAGFVEGLKEAGQTLFARGIGNFNFEQAKDAARAMFDTAERPDAVFVANDHMAFAVMDVLRFELGLRIPDDVSVVGYDDVTLAHWPSYSLTTVRQPANRMVAETTQALLDRLSGADDAPRRIVLDGPLMIRGSARKPKENAQ, from the coding sequence ATGGGCAAGGTGACCGCTCTGGATGTGGCGGAAAAAGCCGGTGTCAGCCGTTCCGCCGTAAGCCGCGTCTATACGCCGGGCGCATCGGTCAGTGCGGCAACCCGCGACAAGGTGCGCAAAGCCGCCTCTGATCTGGGATACCGGCCCAATGTGCTGGCGCGGGCGATGAACACGGGCCGCAGCCGCATCATCGGGCTGGTGGTGGCGTACCTCGAAAACCAGTTCTACCCCGAAGCCATTGAACGGCTGTCAAAGTCATTGCAGGGCGAAGGCTACCATGTGCTCGTTTTCATGGCGTCCAATGACAGCGCCGCAACGCAGGCGGTGATCGACGAGCTGCTGGATTATCAGGTCGATGGGATCATTGCCGCCTCGGTCGGCCTATCCAACGATCTTACGCAGCGCTGTGAGGGGTTGGGCATCCCGATCGTCCTGTTCAACCGACACCAGTATGACGCGCGGCTGACGTCGATAACGTCTGATAACATGGCGGGGGGGCGCAAACTGGCCGCGTTTCTCGTCGCCGGGGGCCACACGCGCATCGGTTATATTGCCGGCTGGGAAGGGGCCTCCACCCAGATCGACCGCGAGGCAGGTTTTGTCGAAGGGTTGAAGGAGGCCGGGCAGACCCTTTTTGCGCGCGGCATCGGCAATTTCAATTTTGAGCAGGCCAAAGATGCCGCACGGGCGATGTTTGACACGGCCGAGCGCCCTGATGCGGTCTTTGTGGCCAATGATCACATGGCCTTTGCGGTGATGGATGTGCTGCGTTTTGAACTTGGCTTGCGTATTCCCGACGACGTATCCGTTGTGGGCTATGACGACGTGACCCTCGCGCATTGGCCAAGTTACAGCCTTACAACGGTCCGCCAACCCGCAAACCGCATGGTGGCCGAGACAACGCAGGCCCTGCTGGACCGTTTGTCCGGTGCCGATGACGCCCCGCGTCGCATCGTGCTGGATGGCCCTTTAATGATCCGCGGCTCCGCCCGCAAACCCAAGGAAAATGCGCAATGA
- a CDS encoding SDR family NAD(P)-dependent oxidoreductase, protein MTKLPTTPAFDLTGKRALVTGASSGIGLGCAVALAEAGAHVVCAARRVEPLQNAVTAIKAAGLSAQASPLDQTDLEALAGVFSDPFDVVINSAGLARHAPAVETTPEDYDAVMNINLRSAYFLSAYAARALQDAGRAGSIIHISSQMGHVGGIDRAVYCASKHALEGMVKSMAIEWGKSDIRINTICPTFIRTPLTKVTFDDPERLAWIMDKIKLPRVGEVEDVMGAAVFLASDASAMVTGTSMLIDGGWTAG, encoded by the coding sequence GTGACGAAACTACCGACAACCCCTGCCTTTGACCTCACGGGCAAACGTGCGTTGGTTACGGGCGCATCTTCCGGGATCGGTCTGGGCTGCGCTGTTGCTCTGGCAGAGGCGGGGGCGCATGTGGTTTGTGCCGCACGGCGGGTTGAGCCTTTGCAAAATGCGGTGACAGCGATCAAGGCGGCAGGTCTGTCGGCACAGGCCAGCCCACTCGATCAAACCGATCTGGAGGCGCTGGCGGGCGTGTTCAGTGACCCTTTTGATGTCGTGATCAATTCAGCCGGGCTTGCGCGACACGCACCGGCGGTTGAGACCACGCCCGAAGACTACGACGCGGTAATGAACATCAACCTGCGCAGTGCTTACTTTTTGTCAGCCTATGCGGCGCGGGCCTTGCAGGATGCGGGCAGGGCCGGGTCGATCATCCATATCTCCAGCCAGATGGGCCATGTGGGGGGCATTGATCGTGCAGTCTATTGTGCCTCCAAACACGCGCTGGAGGGGATGGTGAAATCCATGGCGATCGAATGGGGCAAATCCGACATCCGCATCAATACGATCTGCCCGACCTTCATCCGCACGCCGCTGACAAAGGTGACGTTCGATGATCCCGAACGCCTCGCGTGGATCATGGACAAGATCAAGCTGCCCCGCGTGGGCGAGGTCGAAGACGTCATGGGGGCTGCGGTCTTTCTGGCGTCTGATGCCTCTGCAATGGTGACGGGCACGTCGATGCTGATCGACGGGGGATGGACTGCAGGGTGA
- a CDS encoding ester cyclase: MSDTHSDNKARLAPVRAAMYDFDVESLRAALHAICASDAVFRLAFPFETTPGVDAFIDKAYLPLLRAVPDLERRDTIVMAGPTPEGADWVGCGGYYTGTFSAPWMDIPATGHMMHMRFHEFYRIENGHVVELQALWDIPELMMQAGAWPLSPALGREWHVPGPATCDGIVPGPYDEAAGAATCQHIIDMLEHLMRHPGQGGPEVMEMDRFWHPKMSWYGPAGIGTGRGQRGFRHWHQIPFLNAMPDRGRHVDEIECHFFGDRNYAAVTGWPNMYQSITNAGWLGIAPTGKKIAMRSLDFWRVEKGLIRENWVLVDLLHMYDQIGVDVLARMREFNKARAGFDPQTGVAL; the protein is encoded by the coding sequence GTGAGCGACACGCACAGCGATAACAAAGCACGCCTCGCGCCGGTTCGGGCTGCGATGTATGATTTTGATGTTGAGAGCCTGCGCGCGGCGCTGCACGCGATATGCGCAAGCGACGCCGTGTTCCGGCTGGCCTTTCCGTTTGAAACGACGCCCGGTGTCGACGCCTTCATCGACAAAGCCTATCTGCCGTTGCTGCGCGCAGTGCCCGATCTGGAGCGGCGTGACACTATCGTGATGGCGGGGCCAACACCGGAAGGGGCGGATTGGGTCGGCTGCGGGGGCTATTACACCGGCACCTTCAGCGCGCCGTGGATGGATATCCCGGCGACAGGGCATATGATGCACATGCGGTTTCACGAATTCTACCGGATAGAAAACGGCCATGTCGTCGAGCTTCAGGCACTTTGGGATATACCGGAACTGATGATGCAGGCAGGGGCCTGGCCCTTGTCGCCCGCGCTCGGTCGGGAATGGCATGTGCCGGGGCCTGCCACCTGTGACGGAATCGTGCCGGGGCCTTACGACGAAGCGGCGGGCGCTGCGACCTGCCAGCATATCATCGACATGCTGGAACATTTGATGCGCCACCCCGGTCAGGGCGGACCCGAAGTGATGGAGATGGACCGTTTCTGGCACCCGAAGATGTCATGGTACGGCCCTGCCGGTATCGGGACGGGCCGTGGTCAGCGCGGGTTCAGGCATTGGCATCAAATCCCGTTCCTGAACGCCATGCCGGATCGCGGACGGCATGTTGATGAAATTGAATGTCACTTCTTTGGGGATCGGAACTATGCGGCTGTGACGGGCTGGCCGAACATGTATCAGTCGATCACCAACGCAGGGTGGCTGGGCATCGCCCCGACGGGCAAGAAGATCGCCATGCGCAGCCTTGATTTCTGGCGTGTGGAAAAGGGGCTGATCCGGGAGAATTGGGTTTTGGTTGACCTGTTGCACATGTACGATCAGATCGGCGTCGATGTCCTTGCGCGCATGCGGGAATTCAACAAGGCCCGCGCAGGCTTTGATCCGCAAACAGGAGTGGCGCTGTGA
- the hisD gene encoding histidinol dehydrogenase: MAIEYLKRGKPDAERADDDAKTRAAVEAILADIEARGDAAVRELSEKFDGYSPAAFRLSAVEIDDLIAQLSPREMEDIRFAQEQVRNFAQAQRDSMRDIEIETMPGVILGHKNIPVQSVGCYVPGGKFPMVASAHMSVATASVAKVPRIIACTPPFKGKPNPAVIAAMHLGGAHEIYVMGGIQAVGAMAIGTDTIDPVHMIVGPGNAFVAEAKRQLFGRVGIDLFAGPTETMVIADDTVDAEMCATDLLGQAEHGYNSPAVLLTNSRKLAEATLAEIERILTILPTADTARVSWEDYGEVILCDTYDEMLTVADDIASEHVQVMTDRDDWFLDKMTCYGALFLGPRTNVANGDKVIGTNHTLPTKKAGRYTGGLWVGKFLKTHSYQKILTDEAAAEIGAYGSRLCMLEGFVGHAEQCNLRVRRYGGQNVPYGTGAPAKEAAE, translated from the coding sequence ATGGCGATTGAGTATCTGAAACGCGGCAAACCGGACGCGGAGCGCGCCGACGATGATGCCAAAACCCGTGCGGCTGTTGAAGCGATACTGGCGGATATCGAAGCGCGTGGTGATGCCGCCGTGCGGGAGTTGAGCGAGAAATTCGACGGCTATTCACCGGCTGCGTTCCGCTTGAGCGCTGTGGAAATTGACGATCTGATCGCACAGCTCAGCCCCCGCGAGATGGAAGACATACGCTTTGCGCAGGAGCAGGTGCGCAACTTTGCGCAGGCGCAACGTGACAGCATGCGCGACATCGAAATCGAAACGATGCCGGGTGTCATTCTGGGTCACAAGAACATCCCGGTTCAATCGGTCGGCTGCTATGTGCCGGGTGGTAAGTTCCCGATGGTCGCCTCCGCGCATATGTCGGTGGCCACGGCGAGCGTGGCAAAAGTGCCGCGCATCATCGCCTGCACGCCGCCCTTCAAGGGCAAGCCGAACCCGGCGGTGATTGCGGCCATGCATCTGGGTGGTGCCCATGAGATTTACGTCATGGGTGGCATTCAGGCGGTGGGGGCCATGGCCATCGGGACTGACACGATTGATCCTGTGCATATGATTGTCGGCCCCGGCAATGCCTTTGTTGCCGAAGCGAAACGCCAGCTATTTGGCCGCGTGGGCATCGATCTCTTTGCCGGGCCGACCGAAACGATGGTGATTGCCGATGACACGGTGGATGCCGAGATGTGCGCGACAGACCTTTTGGGGCAGGCGGAACATGGCTATAATTCACCTGCGGTTTTGCTGACGAATTCGCGCAAGCTGGCCGAAGCGACATTGGCCGAGATTGAGCGTATCCTGACCATCCTGCCCACAGCGGACACCGCGCGGGTCAGTTGGGAAGACTACGGCGAGGTCATCCTGTGCGACACCTATGACGAAATGCTGACGGTGGCCGATGATATCGCCTCGGAACACGTGCAGGTCATGACCGACCGCGATGACTGGTTTCTGGACAAGATGACCTGCTATGGCGCGCTGTTTCTGGGACCGCGCACGAATGTGGCAAATGGCGACAAGGTCATCGGCACCAATCACACCCTGCCGACGAAAAAGGCGGGGCGCTACACGGGCGGTCTTTGGGTCGGCAAGTTCCTCAAGACGCATAGCTATCAAAAGATCCTCACCGATGAGGCGGCAGCTGAAATCGGGGCCTATGGGTCACGCCTGTGCATGCTCGAAGGCTTCGTAGGTCACGCGGAGCAGTGCAACCTGCGTGTCCGGCGCTATGGCGGCCAGAATGTGCCCTATGGGACGGGCGCGCCTGCAAAGGAAGCGGCGGAATAA